In one Chlamydia sp. BM-2023 genomic region, the following are encoded:
- a CDS encoding YbaB/EbfC family nucleoid-associated protein has translation MGSGYAKKKKEAKMMEQQFLEMEASLEEKRYEGQAGNGLVSVVINGKCDIISVKVQPTCLDPTEPEVVEDLFRSAFKEAKATMDKEMSVMRAGMPF, from the coding sequence ATGGGCAGTGGATATGCCAAAAAGAAAAAAGAAGCAAAAATGATGGAACAGCAGTTCTTAGAAATGGAAGCTTCTCTAGAAGAAAAACGCTATGAAGGACAGGCTGGAAACGGACTTGTTTCTGTAGTAATCAATGGCAAATGCGACATCATTTCTGTAAAAGTACAGCCTACCTGCCTAGATCCTACAGAACCAGAAGTTGTAGAAGATCTTTTCCGTTCCGCATTTAAAGAGGCAAAAGCAACGATGGACAAGGAAATGTCTGTTATGCGAGCAGGAATGCCTTTTTAA